ACTGGTGCCCGGTGAATATTCACTCAGCGCCAAAGCTACAAATTATGCGCTCAGTTCAAAGCCCATCACGATCAGCGAAGGGGCGGTTGCAAATCTGGATCTCATCCTGCAACCTGGTACTTTTACTGAAGACATTACCCTGGTAAGTGGTTCGATTGCTGGTGTGCCTGAAATCCTGCAACGTATTCCTGGAACTGTTGATATTTTGGAACCCAAAACACTTCAACAAAGCCGGCTCTTTAATTTCAACGAAGCGCTCCGCAAAGTTTCTGGTATCAATGTTCGGGATGAAGAGGGCTTCGGCCTCCGACCAAACATTGGGATTCGAGGGTTGAATCCAACCCGCTCAACCAAGGTACTCTTACTCGAAGACGGTATTCCGCTGGCTTATGCGCCATACGGAGACAACGCTTCCTATTATCACCCCCCAGTAGAGCGCTTTGAAAGCATTGAGGTTTTAAAAGGCTCTGGACAAATCGTTTATGGTCCGGTCACCGTGGGCGGAGTTGTCAATTATGTGACACCAATGCCGCCGACCAAGCCGAGTGGTTCACTGATGTTGACAGGCGGAAACCGTGATTACTTCAACGGGATTGCCAACTATGGCGGAACGTGGGGAAATACCGGCTTTTTGGTTGATTATATGCGCAAGCAGGGTGAAGGCTCCCGGGTCAACTTGCGACACAAACTCAACGACCTGAATGTAAAACTGGTTACCACCTTGAATGCCCGAAATTTTCTGACCTTCAAAGCCAATTATTATGGTGAAGACTCCCAGGTGACCTATTCAGGCTTGACCCTGAAAGAATTTCAGGATGATCCGCGCCAGAATCCATTCCAAAACGACGCTTTTGAAATTGACCGGTTTGGTTTTTCAGGAACCCACAATTTCCTGATTACCAGTAATTTTGTGATGAACACAAATCTGTACGGGTCAATTTTTAAGCGCGACTGGTGGCGACAATCGAGCAATTCCACCCAGCGTCCCAACGATTCAGCCGACCCGGATTGTGGCGGATTACAAAATCTGAACACTGATTGTGGGAATGAAGGCCGCCTGCGTGAGTTTTATACCTGGGGAATTGCACCTCAGTTTCGGTTGAGCCATAACCTGTTTGGGATTCGCAACGAAGCGGACTTTGGTTTTCGAGCCCACTTTGAAACCCAGGATCGAATGCAACTCAATGGGGATTCTCCACGGGCCCGAACCGGAATCATCGTTGAAGACAACATCCGCAAAAATAAGGCATTTTCCGGATACATTCAGAATCGTTTTATTCTTGGCAAATTTACGGTTACCCCTGGCGTTCGCATTGAAAAGATTCACTATGAGCGAACCAATAATCTGGCCAACGCGGGAGCTGGCATCACTGGAAGCACGGATGTAACCCAGGTCATTCCAGGTTTGGGTGTGGCGTATGCCGTTAATGACCGGACAACCGTGTTTGCCGGTGTTCATCGCGGGTTTGCACCACCTCGCACGGAAGATATTATCAATAACACGACTGGCGGGGCGATTGACCTGGATCCGGAATTAAGCTGGAATTATGAAGCTGGAATTCGAAGCCTCCCCCTCCAGGGTCTGCGGTTGGATGCGGCCTATTTTCGAATGAATTATGAAAACCAGATTGTTCCAGCCAGTCTGGCTGGTGGCTCGGGGACAACGCTGACCAATGGTGGTGAAACACGCCATCAAGGCATCGAATTTAATGGTCGGCTTGATACCGGAACACTGCTGCGGTCCGAGCATAACTTCTTTGTTCGGTTCAACTATACTTATGTCGGCACGGCAGAATTTGTTGGCCGCCGGTTTAGTAATATTCCAGGGTTTAGCACCGTGAGCGTTTCTGGCAATCGCCTGCCATACTCACCCAACCATCTGGCCACAACCGGGTTTGGGTATTCGCATCAAAAGGGAATTGATGTGTTTGTGGAATCAGTCTATGTGAGCGACCAGTTTGGTGATGATTTGAATACAATTGAGTCCTCAGCCGATGGTCAGCGGGGATTGATTCCGGGATATACAATTTGGAACGCGACGCTCAATTACCGGGCTGAACCGCTGCACTCAACTTTCTTCATTACCTGTAAGAACCTGCTTGATGACACATTCATCGTGGATCGGGCGCGGGGAATTTTGCCGAGTTCACCACGGCTGGTTCAGGCCGGGTTTAAGTGGAATTTTTGATTTTGCGACTACCTGG
This genomic window from Acidobacteriota bacterium contains:
- a CDS encoding TonB-dependent receptor, yielding MNSMVLFFQQTGRCIFYGVSVLFLVLIGSTSVLADEKRGTLSGRVSDSGGGAVVGATVTLRQSTVGFEVSAQSDASGTFQFTELVPGEYSLSAKATNYALSSKPITISEGAVANLDLILQPGTFTEDITLVSGSIAGVPEILQRIPGTVDILEPKTLQQSRLFNFNEALRKVSGINVRDEEGFGLRPNIGIRGLNPTRSTKVLLLEDGIPLAYAPYGDNASYYHPPVERFESIEVLKGSGQIVYGPVTVGGVVNYVTPMPPTKPSGSLMLTGGNRDYFNGIANYGGTWGNTGFLVDYMRKQGEGSRVNLRHKLNDLNVKLVTTLNARNFLTFKANYYGEDSQVTYSGLTLKEFQDDPRQNPFQNDAFEIDRFGFSGTHNFLITSNFVMNTNLYGSIFKRDWWRQSSNSTQRPNDSADPDCGGLQNLNTDCGNEGRLREFYTWGIAPQFRLSHNLFGIRNEADFGFRAHFETQDRMQLNGDSPRARTGIIVEDNIRKNKAFSGYIQNRFILGKFTVTPGVRIEKIHYERTNNLANAGAGITGSTDVTQVIPGLGVAYAVNDRTTVFAGVHRGFAPPRTEDIINNTTGGAIDLDPELSWNYEAGIRSLPLQGLRLDAAYFRMNYENQIVPASLAGGSGTTLTNGGETRHQGIEFNGRLDTGTLLRSEHNFFVRFNYTYVGTAEFVGRRFSNIPGFSTVSVSGNRLPYSPNHLATTGFGYSHQKGIDVFVESVYVSDQFGDDLNTIESSADGQRGLIPGYTIWNATLNYRAEPLHSTFFITCKNLLDDTFIVDRARGILPSSPRLVQAGFKWNF